A window from Hemicordylus capensis ecotype Gifberg chromosome 2, rHemCap1.1.pri, whole genome shotgun sequence encodes these proteins:
- the LOC128347878 gene encoding tapasin-like isoform X1, with the protein MSASLAPVWGKEPLLFFLLGVVLSTCSPLEPSMAKLGCWFVEEAGGSGSVMPSALSQRRAMLLLPPPGRQMKEALLQSELPPEVEHGLAFQLLDPSGTLWNGKDSSAIPLWLGEDPSDTDSISCEINAYVPQEAHVPWAAGLVGQKDCPRSLEKGKWFIATVQHSEAGYGVSSILNEEASWNQDAAASGITTATAVLSVFTRTPQLQSRLGQDVLIDCGFSGPAVPFSVEWRLQFRGAGRVILAYDGAAHRISVAEEGAELFLDPESNNVSLRLTNIGVRHEGTYICTVYLPHLHAQQAMELKVVEPPMVTMRPTLLSVAPSAHAELACEISSYYPPGVSVSWKCRSPIKSPQDPFLETWESGHRQLPDGSYSFTSFARLEAVQPKDHGASYSCHVAHVGLGEAGLKKTVKLSVAGSSGPSSEDAIGLFLLAFVLFGALRVFFKHAFGGKDTAKLEKLE; encoded by the exons ATGTCTGCCTCGTTGGCCCCAGTCTGGGGCAAGGaacccctcctcttcttcctccttg GTGTTGTCCTGAGCACCTGTTCTCCACTGGAGCCCTCGATGGCAAAGCTGGGCTGCTGGTTTGTGGAGGAGGCTGGGGGCAGTGGGTCGGTGATGCCCAGTGCCTTGTCCCAGCGTCGtgctatgttgctgctgcccccgCCAGGGAGACAAATGAAAGAAGCACTCCTCCAGTCAGAGCTGCCCCCGGAAGTGGAGCATGGCTTGGCCTTCCAGTTATTGG ACCCGTCAGGGACTCTGTGGAATGGGAAGGATTCCAGCGCCATCCCCCTCTGGCTGGGGGAGGACCCAAGCGACACAGATTCCATCTCCTGTGAGATCAATGCCTACGTTCCCCAAGAGGCCCACGTTCCTTGGGCTGCTGGCCTGGTGGGGCAGAAGGACTGCCCCCGCTCCCTGGAAAAGGGAAAGTGGTTCATTGCCACCGTCCAGCACTCTGAAGCGGGCTATGGGGTCAGCAGCATCCTGAATGAGGAAGCATCTTGGAACCAGGATGCAGCTGCCAGTGGCATCACCACGGCAACAG CGGTCCTCTCCGTGTTCACCCGGACCCCCCAGCTGCAGTCCCGCCTGGGCCAGGACGTGCTCATTGACTGTGGGTTCTCGGGTCCTGCCGTTCCGTTTTCGGTCGAGTGGCGACTCCAGTTTCGTGGGGCAGGCCGGGTCATCCTGGCGTATGATGGAGCAGCCCACCGGATCTCTGTGGCTGAGGAGGGTGCTGAGCTATTCCTGGACCCAGAGAGCAACAACGTCTCACTGCGCCTAACAAATATTGGGGTGCGTCATGAGGGCACCTATATCTGTACAGTCTACCTGCCCCATCTGCACGCCCAGCAAGCCATGGAGCTGAAGGTTGTGG agcCTCCCATGGTGACCATGCGCCCGACCCTACTCTCAGTGGCCCCCAGTGCCCATGCTGAGCTGGCCTGCGAGATCTCTAGCTACTACCCCCCAGGCGTGTCTGTCAGCTGGAAATGCCGCAGCCCCATCAAGTCCCCCCAGGATCCCTTTCTGGAGACCTGGGAATCTGGCCACCGGCAGTTGCCAGATGGCTCCTACAGCTTCACCAGCTTTGCCCGCTTGGAGGCTGTCCAGCCTAAAGACCATGGCGCTTCCTACAGCTGCCATGTGGCCCATGTCGGCTTGGGGGAAGCTGGCCTCAAGAAGACCGTGAAACTGAGCGTGGCAG GCTCCTCCGGCCCCTCTTCAGAAGATGCGATCGGCCTCTTCCTGTTGGCCTTTGTGCTGTTTGGGGCCCTGCGGGTTTTTTTCAAGCACG CCTTTGGAGGCAAAGACACAGCCAAATTGGag AAACTTGAATAA
- the LOC128347878 gene encoding tapasin-like isoform X2 — MSASLAPVWGKEPLLFFLLDPSGTLWNGKDSSAIPLWLGEDPSDTDSISCEINAYVPQEAHVPWAAGLVGQKDCPRSLEKGKWFIATVQHSEAGYGVSSILNEEASWNQDAAASGITTATAVLSVFTRTPQLQSRLGQDVLIDCGFSGPAVPFSVEWRLQFRGAGRVILAYDGAAHRISVAEEGAELFLDPESNNVSLRLTNIGVRHEGTYICTVYLPHLHAQQAMELKVVEPPMVTMRPTLLSVAPSAHAELACEISSYYPPGVSVSWKCRSPIKSPQDPFLETWESGHRQLPDGSYSFTSFARLEAVQPKDHGASYSCHVAHVGLGEAGLKKTVKLSVAGSSGPSSEDAIGLFLLAFVLFGALRVFFKHAFGGKDTAKLEKLE; from the exons ATGTCTGCCTCGTTGGCCCCAGTCTGGGGCAAGGaacccctcctcttcttcctccttg ACCCGTCAGGGACTCTGTGGAATGGGAAGGATTCCAGCGCCATCCCCCTCTGGCTGGGGGAGGACCCAAGCGACACAGATTCCATCTCCTGTGAGATCAATGCCTACGTTCCCCAAGAGGCCCACGTTCCTTGGGCTGCTGGCCTGGTGGGGCAGAAGGACTGCCCCCGCTCCCTGGAAAAGGGAAAGTGGTTCATTGCCACCGTCCAGCACTCTGAAGCGGGCTATGGGGTCAGCAGCATCCTGAATGAGGAAGCATCTTGGAACCAGGATGCAGCTGCCAGTGGCATCACCACGGCAACAG CGGTCCTCTCCGTGTTCACCCGGACCCCCCAGCTGCAGTCCCGCCTGGGCCAGGACGTGCTCATTGACTGTGGGTTCTCGGGTCCTGCCGTTCCGTTTTCGGTCGAGTGGCGACTCCAGTTTCGTGGGGCAGGCCGGGTCATCCTGGCGTATGATGGAGCAGCCCACCGGATCTCTGTGGCTGAGGAGGGTGCTGAGCTATTCCTGGACCCAGAGAGCAACAACGTCTCACTGCGCCTAACAAATATTGGGGTGCGTCATGAGGGCACCTATATCTGTACAGTCTACCTGCCCCATCTGCACGCCCAGCAAGCCATGGAGCTGAAGGTTGTGG agcCTCCCATGGTGACCATGCGCCCGACCCTACTCTCAGTGGCCCCCAGTGCCCATGCTGAGCTGGCCTGCGAGATCTCTAGCTACTACCCCCCAGGCGTGTCTGTCAGCTGGAAATGCCGCAGCCCCATCAAGTCCCCCCAGGATCCCTTTCTGGAGACCTGGGAATCTGGCCACCGGCAGTTGCCAGATGGCTCCTACAGCTTCACCAGCTTTGCCCGCTTGGAGGCTGTCCAGCCTAAAGACCATGGCGCTTCCTACAGCTGCCATGTGGCCCATGTCGGCTTGGGGGAAGCTGGCCTCAAGAAGACCGTGAAACTGAGCGTGGCAG GCTCCTCCGGCCCCTCTTCAGAAGATGCGATCGGCCTCTTCCTGTTGGCCTTTGTGCTGTTTGGGGCCCTGCGGGTTTTTTTCAAGCACG CCTTTGGAGGCAAAGACACAGCCAAATTGGag AAACTTGAATAA